The following coding sequences lie in one Rutidosis leptorrhynchoides isolate AG116_Rl617_1_P2 chromosome 4, CSIRO_AGI_Rlap_v1, whole genome shotgun sequence genomic window:
- the LOC139904508 gene encoding germacrene A hydroxylase-like, whose amino-acid sequence MELQIILSILFSFVALFYLYTKFKKSSIENLPPQPWKLPFIGHLHHLHGALPHRAFGRLADKIGPVIHLQLGEVSTVVISSPVFAKEVMKTHDLTFANRSKLLAAEVIAYDYKDIIFAPYGEYWRQMRKICILELSSAKKVRSFESIRDEESWNLIESIKGSNMVDLTKMIDTMMNVIAVKVAVGSKCRDQDDLLALIKDIASLSSGFDVSDLFPSVKVLPLVTGSMKKMTMIRNKIDKLLDSIISDHQERRTDGLSDHNEDLLEVLLRLKDDGGLRFPLTSDHIKAILVDIFAAGTDTAAVTIEWAMLELMKNPNIMEKVQAELRLVLKGKNKIYESDIQELEYFKLVIKETLRLHPPLPLLVPRECKVKCEIGVYQIPANTKVIINVWKIGRDPDYWVDPESFIPERFNESSVNMMGTDFEFLPFGAGRRMCPGMNLGLANIELPLARLLYHFNWGLPNGVSSEDLDMSETLAATLNLKHHLHLVPSAYNTN is encoded by the exons ATGGAGCTTCAGATTATACTGTCGATCCTATTTTCCTTTGTTGCCTTATTCTACTTGTACACCAAATTCAAAAAATCCTCCATTGAGAACCTTCCTCCACAACCATGGAAGCTCCCTTTTATTGGGCACTTGCACCATCTCCATGGTGCACTCCCACACCGAGCTTTCGGTCGATTAGCTGATAAAATCGGACCAGTAATTCATCTACAGCTTGGTGAAGTATCCACAGTCGTAATCTCATCTCCTGTTTTCGCCAAAGAAGTCATGAAAACCCACGATCTTACTTTCGCAAATAGATCAAAGCTTCTCGCTGCTGAGGTCATCGCATATGACTATAAAGACATCATCTTTGCACCTTATGGCGAGTACTGGAGACAAATGCGTAAAATATGCATTTTGGAGCTTTCAAGTGCTAAAAAAGTTCGATCTTTTGAATCTATACGTGACGAAGAGTCTTGGAACCTTATCGAATCCATCAAGGGATCAAACATGGTCGATCTTACAAAGATGATAGACACGATGATGAATGTTATCGCGGTTAAAGTTGCTGTTGGAAGTAAATGCAGGGATCAGGATGATCTTCTTGCATTGATTAAAGATATTGCATCTTTATCGAGTGGTTTCGATGTGTCTGATTTGTTTCCATCTGTTAAAGTATTGCCTTTAGTTACAGGTTCAATGAAAAAGATGACAATGATACGCAACAAGATCGATAAGCTTTTGGACAGCATTATTTCGGACCACCAAGAACGCCGTACAGATGGACTGAGTGATCACAATGAAGACCTTCTTGAAGTTTTATTGAGACTTAAAGATGATGGTGGGCTTCGCTTCCCATTAACTTCTGACCACATCAAAGCGATTCTCGTG GATATATTTGCCGCGGGCACAGATACAGCCGCGGTGACAATCGAATGGGCGATGTTGGAACTAATGAAAAATCCGAACATAATGGAAAAAGTACAAGCCGAACTCAGATTAGTACTTAAGGGAAAGAATAAGATATACGAGTCTGATATTCAAGAACTCGAGTACTTTAAATTAGTAATCAAAGAAACCTTAAGGTTGCACCCTCCGCTTCCATTGTTAGTTCCTAGAGAATGTAAGGTGAAGTGTGAAATTGGTGTATACCAAATCCCTGCCAATACGAAAGTTATTATTAATGTGTGGAAAATTGGACGTGATCCAGATTACTGGGTTGATCCTGAAAGTTTCATACCGGAAAGGTTTAATGAAAGTTCGGTTAACATGATGGGAACAGATTTTGAATTTCTTCCGTTTGGGGCCGGAAGAAGAATGTGTCCCGGTATGAATTTGGGGTTGGCTAACATCGAGCTTCCTCTTGCAAGGCTACTCTACCACTTCAACTGGGGACTCCCGAATGGGGTATCATCGGAAGATCTTGATATGAGTGAGACGCTTGCTGCCACGCTTAATCTAAAACACCACTTGCATCTAGTTCCAAGCGCTTATAATACAAATTAA